A genomic window from Brassica oleracea var. oleracea cultivar TO1000 chromosome C8, BOL, whole genome shotgun sequence includes:
- the LOC106310531 gene encoding serine/threonine-protein kinase rio2 produces the protein MKLDVNVLRYLSKDDFRVLTAVEMGMRNHEIVPCELVDRIASHRHGGTYKVLKNLLKYKLLHHDRSKYDGFRLTYLGYDFLAIKTLVNRGVFTGVGRQIGVGKESDIFEVAQEDGTILAMKLHRLGRTSFRAVKSKRDYLRHRSSFSWLYLSRLAALKEFAFMKALEEHDFPVPKAIDCNRHCVIMSLVQGYPMVQVKQLQNPETIFEKIIGIVVRLAEHGLIHCDFNEFNIMIDDEEKITMIDFPQMVSVSHQNAQMYFDRDIECIFKFFRKRFNMSFQEDRDDETTEVEVDENSRPSFFDITKDANALDRELEASGFTKKEQNDLDNFIEGGMEKNKDSDEDEESDDEEETVESNEEGNLNEMRSLQLQEEVQNSSNGVEAEVELDDNEKDESSGDENEAGRDEELDKKLGKQRRRAMAAARGGRKSQSSRNTYKDKGGHSQNSKIHTNMSGW, from the exons ATGAAGCTTGACGTGAATGTGCTGAGATATCTATCCAAAGATGATTTTAGAGTTCTCACTGCTGTGGAGATGGGAATGCGTAAC CACGAGATTGTTCCTTGTGAGCTCGTAGATCGCATTGCTTC GCACAGACATGGAGGCACATACAAAGTCCTCAAGAACTTGCTCAAGTATAAGCTTTTGCATCACGACCGCTCTAAAT ATGATGGATTCAGACTCACTTATTTGGGATACGACTTCCTTGCCATTAAAACATTGGTCAACCGTGGTGTATTTACCGGTGTTGGTCGTCAGATTGGTGTTGGTAAAGAGTCTG ACATATTTGAGGTGGCTCAGGAAGACGGAACTATTCTGGCAATGAAGTTGCATAGACTAGGGAGAACCTCCTTCAGGGCTGTCAAATCTAAGCGTGACTACTTGAGGCATCGCAGTAGTTTCAGCTGGTTGTATCTCTCCCGCCTTGCCGCTCTCAAGGAGTTTGCTTTCATGAAG GCTTTGGAAGAACATGACTTTCCTGTTCCAAAAGCTATCGACTGCAATAGGCACTGTGTTATCATGTCTCTTGTTCAGGGATACCCCAT GGTTCAGGTGAAGCAATTACAGAACCCTGAGACAATTTTCGAGAAGATTATTGGCATTGTCGTTCGTTTGGCTGAGCATGGTCTAATCCATTGCGACTTTAATGAATTCAACATCATG ATTGATGATGAAGAGAAGATTACGATGATTGACTTTCCACAAATGGTATCTGTTTCACACCAAAATGCACAGAT GTACTTTGACCGTGATATTGAATGCATCTTCAAGTTTTTCAGAAAAAG GTTTAATATGTCTTTCCAAGAAGATAGAGATGATGAGACGACAGAGGTGGAAGTGGATGAGAACAGCAGACCATCTTTCTTTGATATAACTAAAGATGCCAATGCTTTGGATAGAGAACTAGAAGCTAGTGGTTTCACTAAAAAGGAGCAGAACGACCTCGACAAT TTTATTGAAGGTGGGATGGAGAAGAATAAAGATTCTGACGAGGATGAGGAATCTGATGATGAAGAGGAGACTGTTGAGTCAAATGAAGAAGGAAACCTAAATGAAATGAGATCACTACAGTTGCAAGAGGAG GTGCAGAATAGTTCAAATGGCGTTGAGGCTGAAGTTGAATTGGATGATAATGAGAAAGACGAAAGCAGTGGAGATGAAAACGAAGCTGGAAGAGATGAG GAGCTGGACAAAAAACTGGGGAAGCAAAGACGAAGAGCCATGGCAGCAGCCAGGGGAGGTAGAAAGTCGCAGTCATCAAGAAACACATACAAGGACAAAGGAGGCCATTCCCAAAACTCAAAGATCCACACCAACATGAGCGGCTGGTGA